A section of the Devosia rhizoryzae genome encodes:
- a CDS encoding helicase-related protein has protein sequence MSFAPSHSVKAILGPTNTGKTYFAIERMLAHPTGMIGLPLRLLAREVYQRVVERVGEQAVALITGEERIVPAKPRYWVATVEAMPMDIHVDCVAIDEIQTAIDFYRGHIFTDRILKARGFHETLLLGSGTMANVVRKLVPHVEIIDRPRFSQLTYAGSKKISRQPPRSAIVAFSARQVYAIAELIRRERGGAAVVMGALSPRTRNAQVELYQNGDVDFLVATDAIGMGLNLDIHHVAFADDTKFDGHQSRPLTPSELGQIAGRAGRHKHNGTFGVTGGTEGFDEELVVQLETHDFEPIKVVQWRNSVLDFSSIERLRGSLEAAPDDRTLTRVPVAKDQHALEFVARNEGAALARGHEAVKLLWECCQIPDYQGISPAAHGEIVTRIFTDLRRNRHVNADWIAEQVRFCDNSEGDIDTLSNRIKQIRTWTFVANRKNWLEDPAYWREKTRDIEDRLSDALHERLTQRFVDRRTSVLLRHLKDKRMVSPEINGQGEVRLEGHLIGTIEGFRFTLARNDGDMDAKGLRGAAESVVAPEIHNRAERLGGAPNEEFVLATDGRMRWRGEVVAELAEGDSIYRPRIIILADETLTGPDLEKVQDRLSLWLRHHINTVLEQVMSLEAPADIEGTARGIAYQLFEGIGILPRGAVSDEVKGLDQDVRGKLRKLGIKFGAYHIYLPLSLKPAPRELAIILFALKHGGVRQPGVTDIPHIVLSGRTSFLVDPEVDPRLYEIAGFKVAGKRAVRIDILERLADIIRPLIALDAGRPYAGDLPAGAAEGNGFRTTVEMTSLLGCSGEDFASILQSLGYRLRRTPKVAAPAEASAEAPALEAVLEDNPASVDAVDEVAIEPAPVEIVAEGVVPDAAPADASAPAEPEFDEVWFPGRRNDHHQPRRPEGRRRPEGDAEAGQNRRPDRTRPAHAKGGQRRPEGDAGQRPSTERPSNERPKNERPKNERPAQTRPRDDERRTRPEKNERPAANANSRPAREERKVVFDPDSPFAKLAALRGKTE, from the coding sequence ATGAGTTTCGCACCTTCCCATTCGGTCAAGGCCATTCTGGGGCCGACCAATACTGGCAAGACCTATTTCGCCATCGAGCGGATGCTGGCCCATCCCACCGGGATGATCGGCCTGCCGCTGCGCCTTTTGGCGCGCGAGGTCTATCAGCGCGTCGTAGAGCGGGTGGGCGAGCAGGCGGTGGCGCTGATCACCGGCGAAGAGCGCATCGTGCCCGCCAAGCCGCGCTACTGGGTGGCGACGGTGGAAGCGATGCCCATGGACATTCATGTCGATTGCGTTGCCATCGACGAAATCCAGACGGCGATCGACTTCTATCGCGGGCATATCTTTACCGACCGGATCCTCAAGGCGCGCGGCTTTCATGAGACGCTGTTGCTGGGCTCGGGCACCATGGCCAATGTGGTCAGAAAGCTCGTGCCGCATGTCGAGATCATCGACCGGCCACGGTTTTCGCAGCTGACCTATGCGGGGTCGAAGAAGATTTCGCGGCAGCCGCCGCGCTCCGCCATCGTCGCCTTTTCGGCACGGCAGGTCTATGCCATTGCCGAGCTGATCCGGCGCGAGCGGGGCGGGGCAGCGGTGGTAATGGGCGCGCTGTCGCCGCGTACGCGCAATGCCCAGGTCGAGCTTTACCAGAATGGCGATGTCGATTTTCTGGTGGCGACCGATGCCATCGGCATGGGACTCAACCTCGACATCCACCATGTGGCCTTTGCCGACGATACGAAATTCGACGGCCATCAGTCGCGGCCGCTGACGCCATCGGAGCTCGGGCAGATTGCCGGGCGGGCGGGGCGGCACAAGCATAATGGCACGTTTGGGGTGACCGGCGGCACCGAGGGGTTCGACGAAGAACTCGTGGTGCAGCTCGAAACGCATGACTTCGAGCCGATTAAGGTCGTGCAATGGCGCAACAGCGTGCTCGACTTTTCCTCGATCGAGCGGCTGCGCGGGTCGCTGGAAGCGGCGCCGGATGATCGGACGCTGACGCGGGTGCCGGTGGCTAAGGACCAGCATGCGCTTGAATTCGTCGCCCGCAACGAGGGCGCGGCGCTAGCGCGCGGGCATGAAGCGGTCAAGCTCTTGTGGGAATGCTGCCAGATCCCCGACTACCAGGGAATTTCGCCGGCTGCGCATGGCGAGATCGTTACGCGGATCTTCACCGATCTCAGACGAAACCGCCACGTCAACGCGGATTGGATTGCCGAGCAGGTGCGGTTTTGCGACAACAGTGAAGGCGATATCGATACCCTGAGCAACCGGATCAAGCAGATCCGCACTTGGACCTTTGTCGCTAATCGCAAAAACTGGCTTGAAGACCCGGCTTATTGGCGCGAAAAGACACGGGATATTGAAGACCGCCTGAGTGACGCGCTCCATGAGCGCCTAACCCAGCGCTTCGTCGACCGACGGACCAGCGTGCTGCTCCGCCACCTGAAAGACAAACGTATGGTATCTCCTGAAATCAACGGCCAAGGCGAAGTGCGGCTCGAGGGCCATCTGATCGGAACGATCGAGGGCTTCCGCTTCACGCTGGCGCGCAACGATGGCGACATGGACGCCAAGGGTCTGCGCGGGGCTGCCGAGTCGGTGGTGGCGCCGGAGATCCACAATCGCGCCGAGCGGCTCGGCGGAGCGCCGAACGAGGAATTCGTGCTGGCGACGGACGGGCGCATGCGTTGGCGCGGCGAAGTGGTTGCCGAGCTGGCCGAGGGCGACAGCATCTACCGGCCGCGCATCATTATCCTTGCCGACGAGACCTTGACCGGCCCGGACCTCGAAAAGGTTCAGGACCGTTTGTCGCTTTGGCTGCGGCATCATATCAACACCGTGCTCGAGCAGGTGATGAGCCTTGAGGCGCCCGCCGACATCGAGGGCACGGCGCGCGGTATCGCTTATCAGCTGTTTGAAGGCATCGGCATCCTGCCGCGCGGCGCGGTGTCGGACGAAGTCAAGGGGCTGGACCAGGACGTGCGCGGCAAGCTGCGCAAGCTCGGCATCAAGTTCGGCGCCTACCATATCTATCTGCCGCTTTCGCTGAAGCCGGCGCCGCGCGAACTGGCGATCATCCTTTTCGCGCTCAAGCATGGCGGCGTGCGCCAGCCGGGCGTGACCGATATTCCGCATATCGTGCTTTCGGGCCGGACGAGCTTTTTGGTCGATCCGGAAGTCGATCCGCGGCTTTATGAGATCGCCGGCTTCAAGGTGGCCGGCAAGCGCGCCGTCCGCATCGATATCCTCGAGCGCCTCGCCGACATTATACGTCCGCTGATCGCGCTCGATGCCGGGCGGCCCTATGCGGGCGACCTGCCGGCCGGCGCCGCGGAAGGCAATGGCTTCCGCACGACCGTCGAGATGACCAGCTTGCTCGGCTGTTCGGGCGAAGACTTTGCGTCGATCCTCCAATCCCTGGGGTATCGCCTGCGGCGCACGCCCAAGGTTGCGGCACCAGCCGAAGCGTCTGCGGAAGCGCCGGCGCTCGAAGCGGTGCTGGAGGATAATCCGGCGTCGGTCGATGCCGTGGATGAAGTCGCTATTGAACCTGCTCCGGTCGAGATCGTGGCTGAGGGCGTCGTGCCGGATGCCGCGCCGGCCGATGCTTCTGCTCCGGCTGAGCCGGAATTCGACGAGGTTTGGTTCCCGGGCCGCCGCAATGACCATCATCAGCCGCGTCGTCCGGAAGGTCGCCGCCGGCCGGAAGGCGATGCCGAAGCGGGGCAGAACCGACGGCCCGACCGCACGCGCCCGGCCCATGCCAAGGGCGGCCAGCGCCGGCCGGAAGGGGATGCGGGTCAGCGCCCGAGCACTGAGCGTCCGAGCAACGAGCGGCCCAAGAACGAGCGCCCGAAGAACGAACGCCCGGCGCAAACGCGGCCACGCGATGACGAGCGCCGCACGCGTCCGGAAAAGAACGAGCGTCCGGCTGCCAATGCAAATTCGCGTCCGGCGCGGGAAGAGCGCAAGGTGGTGTTCGATCCCGATAGCCCCTTTGCCAAGCTCGCCGCCCTGCGCGGCAAGACCGAGTAA
- a CDS encoding RNA-binding S4 domain-containing protein, whose amino-acid sequence MTEPGAAPLHKERLDRFLHFSRAVKSRTLAQKLIESGAVRVNSERTERTDLKVGAGDVLTMTLHGRLVVWRILDAGSRRGPASEAQGLYEDISPPPLPRPEVSVYDAAIAERAPGSGRPTKKERRETDRLIEDEE is encoded by the coding sequence TTGACGGAACCGGGCGCAGCGCCGCTGCACAAGGAGCGGCTCGACCGGTTCCTCCATTTCTCGCGCGCGGTTAAATCGCGAACGCTGGCGCAAAAGCTGATCGAAAGCGGAGCGGTCCGGGTTAATTCCGAAAGGACCGAACGCACCGATCTCAAGGTTGGCGCAGGGGATGTCCTGACCATGACGCTGCACGGTCGGCTGGTCGTGTGGCGGATCCTCGATGCCGGATCCCGGCGTGGGCCGGCCAGCGAAGCGCAGGGGCTTTACGAAGATATCTCGCCACCACCGCTGCCGCGGCCGGAAGTCTCCGTCTATGACGCGGCGATTGCGGAGCGGGCGCCGGGTTCGGGACGGCCGACCAAGAAAGAGCGGCGGGAGACGGATCGGCTGATCGAGGACGAGGAGTAG
- the fdxA gene encoding ferredoxin FdxA, giving the protein MTYIVTDNCIACKYTDCVEVCPVDCFYEGENMLVIHPDECIDCGVCEPECPAEAIKPDTESGLDAWLELNRKFSAAWPNLTERRDQLPEAKERDGEEGKLAKYFSEAPGEGD; this is encoded by the coding sequence ATGACCTATATCGTCACCGACAATTGCATTGCCTGCAAATATACCGACTGCGTCGAAGTGTGTCCGGTGGACTGCTTCTATGAAGGCGAAAACATGCTGGTGATCCATCCGGACGAGTGCATCGATTGTGGCGTCTGCGAGCCCGAATGCCCGGCCGAAGCGATCAAGCCGGATACCGAAAGCGGGCTTGACGCCTGGCTCGAGCTCAACCGCAAATTCTCGGCGGCCTGGCCGAACCTGACCGAGCGCCGCGACCAGCTGCCCGAGGCCAAGGAACGCGACGGCGAAGAAGGCAAGCTTGCCAAGTATTTCTCCGAAGCTCCTGGCGAGGGCGACTAA
- a CDS encoding CarD family transcriptional regulator — protein MVAKKVQTRLGFKTGEYVVYPAHGVGLIVSIEEQEVAGLTLELFVISFEQDKLTLRVPVAKVKSVGMRKLAEEDEIKKALDTVTGRARVKRTMWSRRAQEYEAKINSGDLIAISEVVRDLYRSEDQPEQSYSERQLFEQAMDRMSREVGSVKKLTLTEAVQAIEKQLAKSPKRTKADAAESESDEEAAA, from the coding sequence ATGGTAGCCAAGAAAGTTCAGACACGGCTCGGGTTCAAGACAGGCGAATATGTCGTCTACCCCGCCCATGGTGTCGGTTTGATCGTCTCCATTGAAGAGCAGGAAGTCGCTGGCCTGACCCTCGAGCTGTTCGTGATCAGCTTCGAGCAGGACAAGCTGACCCTTCGCGTCCCCGTTGCCAAGGTCAAGTCGGTCGGTATGCGCAAGCTCGCCGAAGAAGACGAGATCAAGAAGGCACTCGATACCGTGACCGGCCGTGCTCGCGTCAAGCGCACCATGTGGTCGCGTCGCGCCCAGGAATACGAGGCAAAGATCAATTCGGGCGATTTGATCGCGATCTCCGAAGTGGTTCGCGACCTTTATCGCTCTGAAGACCAGCCGGAGCAGAGCTATTCGGAACGTCAGCTCTTCGAGCAGGCCATGGACCGCATGAGCCGCGAAGTCGGTTCGGTCAAGAAGCTGACGCTGACCGAGGCCGTGCAGGCCATCGAAAAGCAGCTCGCGAAGAGCCCTAAGCGCACTAAGGCCGATGCGGCTGAAAGCGAAAGCGACGAGGAAGCTGCGGCGTAA
- a CDS encoding SPW repeat domain-containing protein, producing the protein MSSRVHGIIDYLVAAVLLLAPYLFGFADGGPAQMVPTVLAIAIIIVSLLTRYELSVAKLIPYPIHLVLDLLVGLVLLVSPWLFNFADQIWWPHVLVGVLSFIVVALSWSGRRANLG; encoded by the coding sequence ATGTCATCGCGCGTTCACGGCATCATCGACTATCTCGTGGCCGCCGTCTTGCTGCTGGCTCCCTACCTCTTCGGCTTTGCCGATGGCGGACCGGCGCAGATGGTGCCGACGGTTCTGGCCATCGCCATCATCATCGTTAGCCTCCTGACCCGCTACGAACTCTCCGTAGCCAAACTCATCCCCTACCCTATCCATCTCGTGCTCGACCTCCTGGTCGGCCTCGTCCTCCTGGTCTCGCCCTGGCTCTTCAACTTCGCCGATCAGATCTGGTGGCCACACGTCCTGGTGGGCGTCCTCAGCTTCATCGTCGTCGCGCTGAGCTGGAGCGGCAGGCGCGCGAATCTGGGGTGA
- a CDS encoding response regulator — MTSPITVLIVEDEPLLRMNISDRLDDLGFIVLEAANADEAIAMLAKHSDVQVMFTDIDMPGSMDGLKLAAAVRNRWPPIRIIVTSGHHRVGEDDMPSGSRFFGKPYHPEAIASAMREMLAV, encoded by the coding sequence ATGACGTCACCCATCACCGTCCTCATCGTCGAAGATGAGCCGCTGTTGCGGATGAACATTTCTGATCGCCTGGACGACCTCGGCTTCATTGTGCTCGAGGCCGCCAATGCCGACGAGGCCATCGCCATGCTGGCCAAGCACAGCGATGTGCAGGTCATGTTTACCGATATCGACATGCCCGGCAGCATGGATGGCCTCAAGCTTGCCGCTGCCGTTCGCAATCGCTGGCCGCCGATCAGGATCATCGTGACCTCCGGCCACCATCGTGTGGGCGAGGATGACATGCCTTCCGGCAGCCGTTTTTTCGGCAAGCCCTACCATCCCGAAGCCATAGCCAGCGCCATGCGCGAGATGCTCGCCGTGTGA
- a CDS encoding methyltransferase domain-containing protein produces the protein MSAPPRLFDPAQIFRNLSRRQGSANFVRDLVVEDLQDRLGAHKRDFSRAILIGPDAATLPDTLFTANGPVAAQRVEAFTGDFPELPPGEHDLIVSLLHLQAVDDVPGHLARLRRVLKPDGLLLAAFLGGETLSELREAFLAADLDVSGGASARVAPMTQVRDAGALLQRAGFAIPVADVETHRVRYSSPFALMTELKALGAANPLADRPRRFATRRLLATAAQAYASRDADPDGRIRATLEIIWLAGWVPHESQQQPLRPGSATVSMRDVLGKT, from the coding sequence ATGTCCGCCCCGCCCCGTCTTTTCGACCCCGCCCAAATCTTTCGCAACTTGTCCCGCCGCCAGGGCAGCGCCAACTTCGTGCGTGACCTCGTGGTCGAGGACCTGCAGGACCGCCTCGGCGCCCACAAGCGCGATTTTTCGCGCGCCATCCTGATCGGTCCGGACGCGGCGACGCTCCCGGACACGCTCTTCACCGCCAATGGCCCGGTGGCTGCCCAGCGCGTCGAGGCCTTCACCGGGGACTTCCCCGAACTGCCACCGGGCGAGCACGACCTCATCGTTTCCCTGCTGCATCTACAGGCCGTCGACGACGTCCCCGGCCATCTCGCCCGCTTGCGGCGCGTGCTGAAGCCCGACGGCCTCCTGCTTGCAGCCTTTCTGGGCGGCGAAACGCTGAGCGAGTTGCGCGAGGCTTTCCTTGCCGCTGATCTCGACGTCTCGGGGGGCGCCTCCGCCCGCGTGGCCCCCATGACGCAGGTGCGCGATGCCGGCGCCTTGCTGCAGCGCGCCGGCTTCGCCATCCCCGTCGCCGACGTCGAAACTCATCGCGTCCGCTATTCCAGCCCCTTCGCCCTGATGACCGAACTCAAGGCCCTGGGCGCCGCCAACCCGCTAGCCGATCGCCCACGCCGCTTCGCCACACGTAGGCTGCTCGCCACCGCAGCCCAGGCTTACGCCAGCCGCGATGCCGATCCCGATGGCCGCATCCGCGCGACGCTCGAAATCATCTGGCTTGCCGGCTGGGTCCCGCATGAAAGCCAGCAGCAGCCGCTGCGGCCCGGAAGCGCCACGGTCAGCATGCGCGACGTCTTGGGAAAAACCTGA
- a CDS encoding ComF family protein, producing MALMVLGEDEVKARSLVARTAFGLRRMGLAVLDQLYPPVCAACGAPLAEGGGLCASCFMQLRPITSPFCPVLGLPFETDEGVGMLSAEAIADPPPFGRARAALAYGEMVGTLVSRLKYGDRVELATFCGRLMAAAGREFWEAEPVLVPVPLHPSRLRFRRYNQSLLLAQAVGRITGLTVDPHLVVRHKRTRQQVGLSGDGRLRNVQGAFVTHPRALERLAGRPVVLVDDVYTTGATVKAVTRALKKGGAEQVDVLTFARVVIGDDVPI from the coding sequence ATGGCCCTTATGGTCTTGGGGGAAGACGAAGTCAAAGCACGGAGCCTTGTGGCGCGAACCGCCTTTGGTTTGCGGCGCATGGGCCTTGCCGTGCTGGACCAGCTTTATCCGCCGGTTTGCGCGGCCTGCGGTGCGCCACTGGCTGAGGGTGGCGGCCTCTGCGCCTCGTGTTTCATGCAGCTGCGACCAATTACGTCGCCATTTTGCCCGGTACTTGGGCTGCCTTTCGAGACGGACGAGGGAGTCGGAATGTTGTCCGCGGAAGCCATTGCCGATCCGCCGCCTTTCGGGCGGGCGCGGGCGGCGCTTGCCTATGGCGAGATGGTCGGGACGCTGGTGAGCCGGCTCAAATATGGGGACCGGGTGGAGCTCGCGACCTTTTGCGGGCGGCTGATGGCGGCAGCGGGACGCGAGTTCTGGGAGGCGGAGCCCGTGCTGGTGCCGGTGCCGCTCCATCCCAGCCGTCTGCGCTTCCGGCGCTATAACCAGTCACTGCTGTTGGCCCAGGCGGTTGGGCGGATCACGGGGCTCACGGTCGACCCGCATCTCGTCGTGCGGCACAAAAGAACACGGCAGCAGGTAGGGCTTTCGGGCGATGGCCGCTTGCGCAATGTGCAGGGCGCCTTCGTCACGCATCCGCGCGCGCTGGAACGGTTGGCCGGGCGGCCGGTTGTTCTGGTTGACGATGTTTATACGACGGGCGCTACGGTCAAGGCCGTGACGCGGGCATTGAAGAAGGGCGGGGCAGAGCAGGTTGATGTCCTGACCTTTGCCCGCGTTGTCATTGGCGATGATGTGCCCATATAA
- the grxC gene encoding glutaredoxin 3: MAKIEIYTTPTCPYCHAAKSLLNEKGAAFDEITVLDPSLREAMTQRANGRRTVPQIFIDDAHIGGYDDIAALDRRGGLDPLLAQ; this comes from the coding sequence ATGGCCAAGATCGAGATCTACACCACCCCGACCTGCCCCTATTGCCACGCGGCCAAGTCGCTGCTCAACGAAAAGGGCGCCGCGTTCGACGAAATCACTGTGCTCGATCCGTCCTTGCGCGAAGCCATGACGCAGCGCGCCAATGGCCGCCGAACCGTGCCGCAGATCTTTATCGATGACGCCCATATCGGCGGTTACGACGACATCGCGGCGCTTGATCGCCGTGGCGGCCTCGACCCGCTTCTGGCGCAATAG
- a CDS encoding carbon-nitrogen hydrolase family protein, whose protein sequence is MKVAAIQMRSGLDPEANLRALEPLLAEAAAQGAQYALTPEVTMIFPENREQLRSVAASFEGHPQLAAVGELAQQHGMFVQMGSLPIPLEDGRFANRSVLFGPGGQQVATYDKIHLFDADIAGLNAYRESATYRGGDVAVTADLGEFTLGFAICYDMRFPRLFNALANAGANLIAVPAAFTVPTGQAHWHVLLRARAIETGSYVIAAAQGGTHQNGRATYGHSLIIDPWGKVIAELDHDEPGVLVSEIDAAAVIEARGRVPALANARDFAVPSSKR, encoded by the coding sequence GTGAAAGTCGCAGCCATCCAGATGCGCTCGGGGCTCGACCCCGAGGCCAACCTTCGTGCGCTCGAACCGCTCCTCGCGGAGGCGGCGGCACAGGGCGCCCAATATGCGCTGACCCCGGAAGTAACGATGATCTTTCCGGAAAACCGGGAGCAGTTGCGCTCGGTGGCGGCGTCGTTCGAGGGGCATCCGCAGCTGGCGGCCGTGGGTGAGCTGGCGCAGCAGCACGGCATGTTCGTGCAGATGGGGTCGCTGCCGATCCCGCTCGAGGACGGGCGCTTCGCCAATCGTTCGGTACTATTCGGGCCGGGCGGGCAGCAGGTGGCCACCTATGACAAGATCCACCTCTTCGATGCCGATATTGCCGGGCTCAACGCGTATCGCGAAAGCGCGACCTATCGCGGCGGCGACGTGGCGGTGACGGCGGACCTGGGCGAGTTCACGCTCGGTTTTGCCATCTGCTACGACATGCGCTTTCCGCGCCTCTTCAATGCGCTTGCCAATGCAGGAGCCAACCTCATTGCCGTGCCGGCAGCCTTTACGGTGCCGACGGGCCAGGCGCATTGGCATGTGCTGCTGCGGGCGCGAGCGATCGAAACAGGGTCTTATGTGATCGCGGCGGCGCAGGGTGGAACGCACCAGAATGGGCGCGCGACCTATGGGCATTCGCTGATCATCGACCCTTGGGGCAAGGTCATTGCCGAGCTCGACCATGACGAGCCGGGCGTGCTTGTCTCCGAGATCGATGCGGCGGCGGTGATCGAGGCGCGGGGCAGGGTGCCGGCTCTGGCAAACGCGCGCGATTTTGCCGTGCCCTCTTCCAAGCGCTGA
- a CDS encoding DUF1178 family protein, which produces MISYSLQCSQGHRFEAWFKNAAAYDEQQVRGIVACAQCGDAQVEKALMAPAVARTDGERVPVSSMHPDAVKFREMLREYRRRLVSTAENVGDRFAEEARKIHFEEAEERAIFGEATRDEVVALLDEGIDFLPLPDVGDDN; this is translated from the coding sequence GTGATCAGCTATTCCCTTCAATGTTCGCAAGGCCACCGCTTCGAGGCCTGGTTCAAGAATGCCGCCGCCTATGACGAGCAGCAGGTGCGCGGCATCGTCGCCTGTGCCCAGTGCGGCGATGCGCAGGTCGAAAAGGCGCTGATGGCACCGGCCGTGGCGCGGACGGACGGCGAGCGCGTTCCGGTCTCGTCCATGCATCCCGACGCGGTCAAATTCCGCGAGATGCTGCGCGAATACCGGCGCAGGCTCGTCAGCACGGCTGAAAATGTCGGCGACCGCTTTGCCGAAGAGGCGCGAAAAATCCATTTCGAGGAAGCCGAGGAGCGCGCCATTTTTGGTGAAGCAACCCGCGACGAGGTTGTGGCTTTACTCGACGAGGGCATCGATTTTCTGCCGTTGCCGGACGTCGGCGACGACAACTAA
- a CDS encoding aldo/keto reductase, which produces MAQLDASLSGTFAIGGDLQVNRLGFGAMRITGKGIWGQPEDRDETIRVLKRLPELNVNFVDTAESYGPYVSEDLIGEALAPYDKGTVVATKSGLTRTGPDEWHQLGRPEFLRQGVMTSMRRLKLEQIPLWQLHRIDGKTPREDQFGVIADMQKEGLIKHVGLSEVSVEDIKEAQKHFKVATVQNMYNLVSRKAEDVLDFCEANDIGFIPWRPIDGGNLESTSAEFKAIMDKHGATASQLALAWMLHRSRVMLPIPGTSKVKHLEDNIAAAAIKLSDEDFATLDKVGRQQ; this is translated from the coding sequence ATGGCTCAACTCGACGCATCCCTGTCGGGCACTTTTGCTATCGGCGGCGACCTTCAGGTCAACCGTCTCGGCTTTGGCGCCATGCGCATTACCGGCAAGGGCATTTGGGGGCAACCTGAGGATCGCGACGAAACGATCCGGGTGCTCAAGCGCCTGCCCGAGCTTAACGTCAATTTCGTCGACACGGCGGAAAGCTATGGTCCCTATGTCAGCGAAGACCTGATCGGGGAAGCACTGGCGCCTTATGACAAGGGCACGGTGGTCGCCACCAAGAGCGGCTTGACCCGCACGGGGCCGGATGAATGGCATCAGCTCGGCCGCCCGGAATTCCTACGCCAGGGCGTGATGACCAGCATGCGCCGCCTCAAGCTCGAGCAGATCCCGCTCTGGCAGCTGCACCGCATCGACGGGAAGACGCCGCGCGAGGACCAGTTCGGGGTCATCGCCGACATGCAGAAGGAAGGCCTCATCAAGCATGTGGGCCTTAGCGAAGTCAGCGTCGAGGACATCAAGGAAGCCCAGAAGCACTTCAAGGTCGCGACGGTTCAGAACATGTATAACCTCGTCAGCCGCAAGGCCGAGGACGTGCTTGATTTCTGCGAAGCCAATGATATCGGCTTCATCCCGTGGCGCCCCATCGACGGTGGCAACCTTGAATCCACCAGCGCCGAGTTCAAGGCGATCATGGACAAGCATGGCGCAACGGCAAGCCAGCTTGCTTTGGCCTGGATGCTGCACCGTTCGCGCGTCATGCTGCCCATTCCGGGCACCAGCAAGGTGAAGCACCTCGAAGACAACATCGCCGCCGCTGCAATCAAGCTCAGCGACGAAGATTTTGCGACGCTCGACAAGGTCGGTCGCCAGCAATAA